GTAGTCTTCGAACGATGCGCAGCCGACCGTTCCATAGAAGCGGTGGTCGACCACGACCCGCAACGAGCGACCGATCCGCGGCTCGATCGTGCGGAGCACCCGCATCGCTTCGACGAGCCGCGCATCGAGGGCGACGGGATCGGACGACGCCGGCGGCGCGAGCGAGAGCGGCGCGCGATTGCGGGCGCGCCCGGACGGACCATGGTCCGGCGAACCGCCAGGGGCGGCGCACGAGTCACGATCGGACAAAGGTTCAGCGGACGAATGGTGCGCGGACGAATCGGCCGAGCTTGCCGCGGCATCGACGATCGCGGAGCCGTCTTCGACCGCGGGAGCGTTCCCGTCGCCCGCTCCTCGCGCCTCCCGTCGGGCGCGACGGGCCAGGCGGACGGCCGTGATCAATGCCCGGTCGGCGAGCGAGACGGCGCGCTGCCCGAACGCCGTCCCGACCGGACGCCCCGACGAGCCCTCCGCGGCGACGACCTCGGCGGCGCGCCACTCCGCGAGCGGCTCCCCGGCGGCGCACGACGCGAGCTCGAGGGCGCGGCGCCAGAGCGCGCGGACACGAGCTGGGCATGCGAGGCGCCAACGAACCGGAGGCTCGCCGTCGATCTCGTTCGGGTCGCCCTCGGGATCGGGCGCGACGCCCTCGGGCCGGCGCGCGCGCCTGACAAGGCGCTCGAGCGTTTCGACCGTCGAGCGGCGCGCCAGCGCGAGCCAGCGAACCTCGTCCGCCGCGACGGCGACCCGGCAGATCAAGCGCGCCTGCGCCCATGAGAGCTCCGAGCGATCGTAGGCGCGCGAGACCGCCGGAAGCGCGTCGAGCCGCGTCGCAAGCCAGGCGGCGCTCTGCAGCGTCCGCGCCGACACGCCGAGCCGCTCGCGCGCGTAGTCCCCAAGGCGGACGAAGCCGAGCCGACGGTACCCGCGACGACGCATGAGCTCGCGCGCCGCACAACCGAGCTCGCGGCGCATGGTCGCCTCGCCGCGACACGCGAGCCTGAGCTCGGCGTCCAGCGTCGACGCGAAGCGCGCTCGTTCGGACTGCAAGGCGCGGTCCGCCTCGTTCGACGGCCGGGACCGTGCCTGCAGCGTCCCGCCGTCGGAGGTCGGCAGCTCAGGCGTTGGCTGGTTGGTCGGCCAGTACCCCCCGTCGCCGCCGTCGGTACGCCGCAGCCGGCGCACCACCCCACGCAGCCCGAAGAATCGGCGCGGACGACGGCGGCGGTCGGCGGAGACAAGCATCTCTGGTCGAGCTTCCGGGTCGATACGGAGCGGTTGTCGCGAACGTCTCGACGTTCGCAGGGCGAACATTAGGCGAAACTGCATGGCAAGTCAACCAAAAATTTCGCTCGGCCGGGCGCGGGGCTTCGGCTCTCTAGCGCAGCGCCGCCAGCAACACCTGGCGGGCGCGCTCGTACTTCGCGGCCCGCGCGTGATCCTTCTCCGTGGGTGACGCGAGGCGCGAGAGGTCCGCGTTGTCGGCGAGGTCGGCGAGCTTCACGACGATCGCGAGCCGCGAGCCGCCTTCCGCGATGCGGCGGACGAACGCGTCGTAGCCCGCCTCACTGCCCTTCTCCTCCGGACGCTTCGTCACGAGCTCCAGGGCGTCGATCACCGTCCGCGGGATACCCTCATGGAGGAGCCGATCGAACGACACGCCGGCGTCCTCGACGACGTCGTGCAGCACGGCGGCGATCATGGCTTCGAGGCCTTCTCCCCCGACGCGCTCCATGACGCGGAGAGGATGACGGATGTAGGCATGGCCGCCCTTGTCGGTCGCGCCGCGATGGGCAGCGAGAGCGACCGTGATGGCGCGTTCGAGGAGGGCGTTGTCGATCGGGGGCATTGCGGGCGTCGTCGAATCCATTCTCACGTCTCTGCTACGCGCCGGCTCGGGCGACGCGGACCGGCCGTGCCGAGCCGGCGCGTCATACGTAGTAGCGGCTCCGCACCCGTTCGACGAACGCCCCGAGGTTCGCGTGGCGCCGCGCGTAGCCCCTCGCCGGGATCGCGATCGCGACCTCGATGACGTCGGCGAGGAGGTCGTGGGCGATTGCATGGCCCTGCTCCCATCGGTCCGGTCGAGGATCCTCGGCCTCCGTTCGCCGGCGGACGCGTGACCGGTTTCGCGGCTCGCCGAGGCCGAGCCATGGTCGGATCGCCGGACGGGCCGTAAAGCGCTTCGGCGGCGGAGGTGGATCTTCAGTCGCTTGGCGGAAGCGGTAAGCTGAGTGATCCGAGCCATATCGAACTGGACGAGCCGGTTTCCGGCATCAACGGCCCAATCGAGGTGACCTCGGGGTGTTCATGTGAAGTCGTCCCGCTCCTGGAGCGATCGCAGTACCTCTTCGTCATATTCGACGACGAGTTCGTCACGCAGCTCCGCGTAGCCGAGCGGCGCCTCGCCTCTCGCGTAGCCGATGCCGCGGTAGCCGCGGAGGCGCCTCTCGAACATTCGCAGCAGCATCGGGATCTCGCGGTCGACGTAGTCGAAGATGCGGACCTCCCTCTTCGCAGAGTGTAGGCGATGTAGTCGGCCCGTGTACTGGATCAGCGTCCCCTTCCACGACACCGGCAGCGCCAGGAAGAGCGTGTTGAGGCGAGCGTCGTCGAAGCCTTCGCCGATGTAGCGGCCGGTGGCGAGCACGAGGCGCTCCGCGGCATCGGGAATCGCCGCGAGCCGCTCCTGCACCGCGCGGCGCTCCCTGGTCCCCATACCGCCGTGGAGCACGACCAGATGTCGGGTGAGCTTCCGCAGCTGTTC
The genomic region above belongs to Deltaproteobacteria bacterium and contains:
- a CDS encoding HNH endonuclease, translating into MQSERARFASTLDAELRLACRGEATMRRELGCAARELMRRRGYRRLGFVRLGDYARERLGVSARTLQSAAWLATRLDALPAVSRAYDRSELSWAQARLICRVAVAADEVRWLALARRSTVETLERLVRRARRPEGVAPDPEGDPNEIDGEPPVRWRLACPARVRALWRRALELASCAAGEPLAEWRAAEVVAAEGSSGRPVGTAFGQRAVSLADRALITAVRLARRARREARGAGDGNAPAVEDGSAIVDAAASSADSSAHHSSAEPLSDRDSCAAPGGSPDHGPSGRARNRAPLSLAPPASSDPVALDARLVEAMRVLRTIEPRIGRSLRVVVDHRFYGTVGCASFEDYVRERLGISARKAWALLKIEKATLRSGDFARAYREGRLSWVRALSLLPVLDRENAAAWIARSELVTVRRLCDEIDWVLAARDALGPSVSLGPPPVDSRLLPPSAAGSTDECRVLSLTARLQIGAHVADPVAAVGAGAAIRHSGVGEQDPAPGPFGPVDASRPPAASEVCDAEIRFSGPTSVVALLRDVLDAFADPSDATEPRWAALERLVRHVIACWESTPRHPDPVFARDRWRCTVPACSSRRNLHDHHIRFRSRGGDNTRDNRTTVCAAHHLHGLHDGTIHATGTAPHAIEWRLGVRPGAPPFLAYVGDRYRLPATSGAVPSHGLG